One stretch of Argiope bruennichi chromosome 3, qqArgBrue1.1, whole genome shotgun sequence DNA includes these proteins:
- the LOC129962990 gene encoding uncharacterized protein LOC129962990, with the protein MKQDKGFTRNRYEPKNRPMFTCYFCGVDGHVKKFCPKLLKTNSDQDSRRKANVHRTVVDPEPVTKETAVVAKVMSHRRPSLDKGLCNLEKIRISVNGKPATALIDSGTEITVVRRDILTDFPVEDKASIYIKGIFGPAEKCSLVNIPMGVIVGKDGNMIHQEVLCAVAPTLVDDILLPPEIRDKLQGVQENYFVDISEKNLEPKAIKDREVVDETSDDNPVLGSEEIRAFSVENSEKNAKELSRSDEFLKDQKKVLGESVAQLVFPKKRRLEVLNLAHCSVFGGHMGARKTAERIRYSFYWQGISKDVRAFCQQCKECQLTRRINQKDRVPITPVARPELPFQVVNIDIIGPIDPPSAKGHRYILCLVDQHTRWAEAVPLTSLTAKATCEALLTIFMRTGVPNIIASDNGTNFNASLTQEFEKRMGSSPRFSAPLHPESNGQVERFNQTTTGVASFQLLYGRKPEGPLSILRNTWVADEEGLPLDTTPVPLYMKKLKKQLENAAEKAKLISTVQQEIMARYYNLRSTKKVFNPGDKVIVLLPDSRNKLLARWQGPCTIESRKNEHSFLVKMPDSSLRHVHQNKMREFIASSGSVNVIFQGEEEFGDIENTPLKEGSFWQEVKSVASPDLSTTQQAELETLLKEFEPLFKRPVQPVAIGEHVIELLPNITRRKSHSYSVPMSYRAEVDIQVKELLDLHLIEPSNADITYPIVCVAKKDASIRMCIDYRALNAVTKIPNYPMKDTQELVFTAGMAQWWALDLRRWSYKITHRPGILNKDADALSRLQTKH; encoded by the exons ATGAAGCAAGATAAAGGTTTCACACGGAATAGATACGAACCGAAAAACCGTCCAATGTTTACCTGCTATTTCTGTGGAGTGGATGGTCACGTAAAGAAGTTCTGTCCCAAACTTTTAAAGACGAACTCAGATCAAGATAGTAGAAGAAAGGCAAATGTTCACAGAACTGTCGTGGACCCAGAACCGGTAACTAAGGAAACGGCAGTAGTGGCTAAAGTGATGTCTCACAGACGACCTTCTCTTGATAAAGGTCTTTGTAATCTAGAAAAGATACGTATAAGTGTGAATGGAAAGCCTGCAACAGCTTTAATTGATTCTGGCACTGAAATAACTGTAGTCAGAAGAGATATATTGACTGATTTTCCTGTTGAAGATAaggcttcaatttatataaaaggcatttttggtcCAGCAGAGAAATGTTCTCTTGTCAATATTCCAATGGGTGTCATCGTTGGCAAAGACGGGAACATGATTCACCAAGAAGTGTTGTGTGCAGTTGCTCCTACTCTGGTGGATGATATACTGTTGCCCCCAGAAATAAGGGACAAGTTGCAGggtgttcaagaaaattatttcgttgataTTTCCGAAAAGAACTTGGAACCGAAGGCAATTAAAGATAGAGAAGTCGTCGATGAAACAAGTGATGACAACCCAGTCTTGGGAAGTGAAGAAATAAGGGCATTCTCtgtggaaaattcagaaaagaatgctaAAGAACTATCAAGGTCGGACGAATTTCTTAAAGATCAA aaaaaagttttaggGGAGTCCGTTGCTCAGCTAGTTTTTCCTAAGAAGCGTAGACTTGaagttctaaatttagctcactgtTCGGTATTTGGAGGTCACATGGGCgcaagaaaaactgctgaaagaatAAGGTATTCTTTTTACTGGCAGGGAATATCCAAAGATGTCAGAGCTTTTTGTCAACAGTGCAAAGAGTGTCAGTTGACAAGGCGAATAAATCAAAAGGACAGAGTACCAATTACTCCTGTGGCAAGACCAGAATTGCCGTTCCAAGTGGTAAACATCGACATCATTGGACCTATAGATCCGCCGAGTGCAAAAGGTCACAGATATATATTATGTCTAGTTGATCAACACACGAGATGGGCTGAGGCAGTACCACTGACCAGTTTAACTGCCAAAGCTACATGTGAAGCACTGTTAACCATCTTCATGCGGACAGGTGTGCCTAATATAATAGCATCAGACAATGGGACTAATTTCAATGCTAGTTTGAcacaagagtttgaaaaaagaatgggatCCAGCCCAAGATTTTCGGCACCATTGCATCCAGAGTCGAATGGGCAGGTAGAAAGATTTAATCAGAC CACGACCGGCGTAGCATCTTTTCAGTTGTTATATGGACGAAAACCAGAAGGACCCTTATCTATTCTGAGGAACACTTGGGTGGCAGATGAAGAGGGTTTGCCGTTGGATACTACTCCAGTACCTCTTTACATGAAAAAGCTTAAGAAGCAGTTAGAAAACGCAGCtgagaaagcaaaattgatttcaacagtaCAGCAAGAAATAATGGCTCGTTATTACAATTTGAGATCTACGAAGAAAGTCTTTAATCCAGGAGACAAGGTAATTGTTCTATTACCTGATTCTAGAAACAAGCTTTTAGCTAGATGGCAAGGTCCATGTACCATCGAATCACGAaagaatgaacattcatttttagtgaAGATGCCTGATAGTAGTCTGAGGcatgtgcatcaaaataaaatgagagaatttattgCTAGCTCCGGAAGTGTGAACGTCATATTTCAAGGCGAGGAGGAATTTGGTGACATCGAAAATACTCCATTGAAAGAAGGCTCCTTTTGGCAGGAAGTAAAATCCGTAGCCTCACCTGACTTATCAACTACGCAGCAAGCAGAATTGgagacattattaaaagaatttgaaccctTATTCAAAAGACCAGTGCAACCAGTTGCAATCGGGGAGCACGTGATTGAACTTTTGCCCAATATTACTAGACGGAAATCGCATTCCTACAGTGTTCCAATGTCTTATAGAGCAGAGGTGGACATACAAGTGAAAGAACTGTTGGACTTACACTTGATTGAACCTTCGAATGCAGACATTACATATCCTATAGTATGTGTGGCAAAGAAGGACGCATCCATTCGAATGTGTATTGACTATAGAGCCCTTAATGCTGTAACAAAAATTCCTAATTACCCCATGAAAGATacacaagaattagtttttactgCGGGGATGGCTCAATG GTGGGCATTGGATTTGCGACGATGGAGTTACAAAATTACTCATCGTCCTGGAATCTTAAACAAAGACGCTGATGCTTTATCTCGTCTACAAACTAAACAttag
- the LOC129962991 gene encoding uncharacterized protein LOC129962991 — protein sequence MAPSLITVCSIYLSPNVSIDQKDINSLLNELPHPLILVGDFNGHSPLWGSERVNFRGKQIVELIDSHSLCLLNNGEQTYFHKQNRTFQSLDLAICTPSLAPKFNFRVGNDLLESDHFPIFLEPLYSNSSLMQRPPRYLFSKANWALFSVMANITKTMVTAENINDAVSLVTDTLIAAADFAIPKSADCFPKYRKPWWNQECTKARQSEKRAWNKFRRQPTTRNLILYSEAKSKARLVRRRSQKSCWLQHALSNEKETAPGPDGVTYGILKHLSHDALVNILYMFNRIWREHVFPIQWNNAIVIPILKPNKDPQNLINYRPIALTCCLCKLLEKMVNARLIHVLETKEFISSFQSGFRKRRSTVDNLIALETDIRNAFHTDYLESDWGILYRKPIAKKKECRRAAY from the exons ATGGCTCCTTCTCTGATTACAGTATGCAGCATTTACTTGTCACCAAATGTGTCCATAGATCAAAAAGACATTAATTCCTTATTAAATGAGCTTCCACATCCTTTGATTCTTGTTGGAGATTTCAATGGCCATAGCCCTCTCTGGGGTAGTGAGCGGGTTAATTTTCGTGGGAAACAAATTGTAGAATTAATTGATTCTCATTCTCTTTGCCTCTTAAATAATGGAGaacaaacatattttcataaGCAAAATAGAACATTCCAGTCACTAGACCTTGCTATTTGTACACCATCTTTAGCACCGAAGTTTAATTTTAGAGTTGGAAATGATCTATTGGAAAGTGACCATTTCCCTATTTTTTTAGAACCACTTTATTCAAATAGCTCTCTAATGCAACGTCCACCTCGTTATTTGTTCTCAAAAGCTAATTGGGCGCTTTTTTCTGTTAtggcaaatattacaaaaacgaTGGTAACGGCTGAGAATATAAATGATGCAGTTAGTTTAGTTACTGACACATTGATAGCAGCAGCTGATTTTGCTATTCCTAAATCTGCGGACTGCTTTCCAAAATATCGGAAACCATGGTGGAACCAAGAATGCACTAAAGCTAGGCAAAGTGAAAAAAGAGCATGGAATAAATTCAGAAGACAACCAACAACAAGAAACCTCATTCTATATAGTGAAGCAAAAAGTAAGGCGCGACTAGTTAGAAGGCGAAGTCAGAAAAGTTGTTGG CTACAGCATGctttatcaaatgaaaaagaaactgcTCCTGGTCCGGATGGAGTGACGTATGGTATACTTAAACACCTCTCTCATGATGCTTTGGTCAATATCTTGTATATGTTTAACAGAATTTGGAGAGAACATGTTTTCCCCATTCAATGGAATAATGCTATTGTGATACCTATATTAAAACCTAATAAAGACCCTCAAAATCTCATTAATTACAGGCCTATTGCGTTAACTTGCTGCCTGTGCAAACTTCTTGAAAAAATGGTCAATGCTCGCTTGATCCATGTATTAGAGACAAAGGAATTTATATCCTCTTTCCAAAGTGGTTTCCGAAAGCGACGTTCCACTGTTGATAATCTTATAGCTTTGGAGACAGACATAAGAAATGCCTTT cacaCAGATTATTTAGAGTCCGATTGGGGAATACTCTATCGAAAGCCTATTGCCAAGAAGAAGGAGTGCCGCAGGGCAGCGTATTGA